The proteins below come from a single Carnobacterium divergens DSM 20623 genomic window:
- the nusG gene encoding transcription termination/antitermination protein NusG → METVELEKNWYVLHTYSGYENKVKTNIESRATSMGMNDYIFRVVVPEEEETETKNGKEKINMKKTFPGYVLVEMIMSDDSWYVVRNTPGVTGFVGSHGAGSKPAPLLKEEIEVILRRLGISTRHQEIDFEVGDTVTIIEGAFSGLMGKITEIDMERAKLKVNVDMFGRETSTELDFEQIDKL, encoded by the coding sequence GTGGAAACAGTAGAATTAGAAAAAAATTGGTACGTCTTACACACGTATTCTGGTTACGAAAATAAAGTGAAAACAAACATCGAATCTCGTGCAACAAGTATGGGAATGAACGATTACATTTTCCGCGTAGTAGTTCCTGAAGAAGAAGAAACAGAAACAAAAAATGGGAAAGAAAAAATCAACATGAAAAAAACGTTCCCTGGATACGTCCTTGTAGAAATGATTATGTCTGATGATTCATGGTATGTCGTTCGTAATACTCCCGGAGTAACAGGATTTGTTGGTTCCCATGGTGCAGGTAGTAAACCCGCTCCACTATTAAAAGAAGAAATTGAAGTTATTTTACGTCGTCTAGGTATCAGCACGCGTCATCAAGAAATCGACTTTGAAGTGGGCGATACAGTCACAATCATTGAAGGTGCATTTAGTGGATTGATGGGTAAAATTACTGAAATTGACATGGAACGCGCTAAACTAAAAGTAAACGTAGATATGTTTGGTCGTGAAACAAGTACCGAACTTGATTTTGAACAAATCGACAAATTATAA
- the secE gene encoding preprotein translocase subunit SecE has translation MGKLFGYFGSVKREMHEVTWPTKKELRKSMMTVIGTVFFFVIFFMVVDYGITSILDLFLKK, from the coding sequence ATGGGGAAATTATTCGGCTATTTCGGTAGCGTTAAACGTGAAATGCATGAAGTGACTTGGCCAACAAAAAAAGAACTAAGAAAATCAATGATGACCGTTATCGGCACTGTGTTTTTCTTTGTAATCTTCTTTATGGTTGTTGATTATGGCATTACATCAATTTTAGATTTATTTCTAAAAAAATAA
- the rpmG gene encoding 50S ribosomal protein L33, with protein MTSKKTALACSVCGSRNYAKKVNEGNRTERLEIKKFCKYCNQHTLHRETK; from the coding sequence ATGACTAGTAAGAAAACAGCATTAGCATGTTCAGTATGCGGTTCAAGAAATTACGCTAAAAAAGTAAATGAAGGCAATCGCACAGAGCGTCTAGAAATCAAAAAGTTCTGTAAATATTGTAATCAACACACATTACATCGTGAAACAAAATAA
- the menA gene encoding 1,4-dihydroxy-2-naphthoate polyprenyltransferase, which produces MSFKTFLKLVEIQTKLASLFPFLLGTLFASVYFKQFNLINTLLFFAGMLIFDMTTTAINNFMDYQKAKNAGYKDNVNVIGQEKIPEKLVRMLIWVMLLVAAVLGIILTWRTDILVLLMGGICFFIGVFYTFGPVPLSRMPLGELFSGVTMGFGIFFISVYVNLTEGTLLAFEFLPNNQFILSGNYLEIVTVLLVSLPSVFTIANIMLANNICDLEEDISNHRYTLPFYLGRKLAVQLFDFLIYLSYVAIIVAVIFGVYHPIMLGALVSFIPVKKNLAIFSKKQVKSETFVISIKNLILVNGSQVLFLALSLLF; this is translated from the coding sequence ATGTCCTTCAAAACATTTTTAAAATTAGTAGAGATTCAAACAAAATTAGCAAGTTTATTTCCATTTTTACTAGGAACATTATTTGCTAGTGTGTATTTTAAGCAATTTAATCTAATTAATACGTTGTTATTTTTTGCAGGAATGTTGATATTTGATATGACGACGACTGCAATCAATAATTTTATGGATTATCAAAAAGCGAAAAATGCAGGTTATAAAGATAACGTTAATGTGATTGGACAAGAAAAAATACCCGAAAAGTTAGTTCGCATGTTGATATGGGTGATGTTGTTGGTTGCAGCTGTCTTAGGGATTATTTTGACTTGGCGCACAGATATTTTAGTCTTATTGATGGGCGGAATTTGTTTCTTTATCGGTGTGTTCTACACTTTTGGACCTGTCCCACTGTCAAGAATGCCTTTAGGAGAGCTGTTCTCAGGAGTGACAATGGGGTTTGGAATCTTTTTCATATCTGTGTATGTCAATTTGACAGAAGGCACACTTTTGGCTTTTGAATTTTTACCAAATAATCAATTTATCTTAAGTGGTAATTATTTAGAAATAGTGACGGTATTGCTGGTGTCATTGCCATCCGTATTTACGATTGCGAATATTATGCTAGCAAACAATATTTGCGATTTAGAAGAGGATATTTCGAATCATCGTTACACACTGCCATTTTATTTAGGAAGAAAGTTAGCGGTTCAGCTTTTTGATTTTTTAATTTATTTATCTTACGTAGCGATTATTGTAGCAGTTATTTTCGGTGTCTATCATCCAATTATGCTAGGCGCATTAGTCAGCTTTATTCCAGTTAAAAAGAATCTAGCTATTTTTAGCAAAAAACAAGTGAAATCTGAAACCTTCGTCATCTCGATTAAAAATTTAATTCTAGTAAATGGTTCTCAAGTGTTATTTTTAGCCCTTAGTTTGTTATTTTAA
- a CDS encoding FAD:protein FMN transferase, which translates to MKNKHLLLMSFFFVLVIGLAGCGDGKEEKKAAILKDPYSDTQFLMGTVVNVKIYNEGKEDVLEKSFDRVKELAAKITVNEKGSEIDEINDQAGVAPVKVTDDIYYLLKEAYHYSKTSEGGFDMTIGSLTDLWRIGFPDARKPAQNEIDAVLPLIDYKKVVFNDKDKTVYLPEKGMQLDLGAIAKGYITDEVVKVLKANDVDTAIVDLGGNIFVLGHSPRKADADWNVGIQDPNETRGTTIGTIPESNRSIVTSGIYERFYEDPTDGKKYDHLMDGTTGYPFDNDIAGVSIVSKKSIDGDGLSTAVFSKGVKGGLEFVDKLDGVEAIFVTKENKIYLSKGLDGVFKLTSDTYTVEKRDTLK; encoded by the coding sequence ATGAAAAACAAACACTTACTTTTAATGAGCTTTTTCTTCGTTTTAGTAATCGGATTGGCAGGTTGTGGAGATGGAAAAGAAGAAAAAAAAGCTGCAATTCTTAAAGATCCTTATTCAGATACACAGTTTTTAATGGGAACAGTTGTCAATGTGAAAATATACAACGAAGGCAAGGAAGACGTTTTAGAGAAATCATTTGACCGAGTAAAAGAACTAGCTGCTAAAATTACAGTGAATGAAAAAGGCTCTGAAATTGATGAAATCAACGATCAAGCGGGAGTTGCTCCTGTGAAGGTAACAGATGACATCTATTACTTATTAAAAGAAGCCTATCATTATAGCAAGACGTCAGAGGGCGGATTTGATATGACGATTGGTTCATTAACGGATCTTTGGCGAATTGGTTTTCCAGATGCTCGAAAACCAGCACAAAATGAAATTGATGCCGTCCTACCATTAATTGATTACAAAAAAGTTGTTTTTAATGATAAAGACAAAACAGTTTATTTACCTGAAAAAGGTATGCAATTGGATTTAGGTGCTATTGCAAAAGGTTATATTACGGATGAAGTAGTGAAAGTCTTAAAGGCAAACGATGTTGACACTGCAATTGTCGATTTAGGTGGAAATATTTTTGTTTTAGGACACAGCCCAAGAAAAGCAGATGCAGACTGGAATGTCGGAATTCAAGATCCAAATGAAACACGAGGCACAACAATTGGCACAATTCCAGAAAGCAACCGTTCGATTGTAACATCAGGCATTTACGAGCGCTTTTATGAAGATCCAACAGATGGTAAAAAATACGATCATTTAATGGATGGGACAACGGGTTATCCATTTGATAACGATATTGCAGGTGTTTCAATTGTTTCAAAAAAATCAATTGATGGTGACGGGTTATCAACCGCTGTCTTTTCAAAAGGTGTTAAAGGCGGTTTAGAATTTGTCGATAAGTTAGACGGTGTTGAAGCTATTTTTGTGACGAAAGAAAATAAAATCTATCTTTCAAAAGGATTAGATGGCGTATTTAAATTAACAAGTGACACCTATACGGTAGAAAAACGAGACACATTGAAATAA
- the pplA gene encoding extracellular electron transfer flavoprotein PplA — protein sequence MEFKKVMTIGSLVLASTFVLAACGGGNDTKKDSSDSKTSEVAKDSSKEESKEMVKTAGGELKDGTYTLEEKNFDDKGWKVNFSMTVKDGKITKSDYDYLDKDGKKKSEDKAYQKAMSEKTKEKIGPADYIPALNEELVKAQDAASVDVVSGATHSSEAFKNYAQQLVQAAQAGKTDKIEIDNNADLKDGTYSLETKNASNGWTETFEMVVAGGKITESKYDGTNDKGELKSENKEYQENMSKIAKVGPADYFPALNKGLVEKQNPGEVEVVSGATHSSESFKLWAAQLINAAEKGSQDKIVVDNIVMSEKK from the coding sequence ATGGAATTCAAAAAAGTAATGACAATTGGGTCATTGGTTTTAGCTTCAACTTTTGTATTAGCAGCTTGTGGTGGCGGAAACGATACTAAAAAAGACAGCTCAGATAGCAAAACAAGTGAAGTAGCTAAAGATTCTTCTAAAGAAGAGTCAAAAGAAATGGTTAAAACAGCTGGTGGCGAGTTAAAAGACGGTACCTACACTCTTGAAGAAAAAAACTTTGACGATAAAGGCTGGAAAGTAAACTTCAGCATGACTGTTAAAGATGGTAAAATTACTAAATCTGATTACGATTATTTAGATAAAGATGGCAAGAAAAAATCTGAAGACAAAGCTTACCAAAAAGCAATGTCTGAAAAAACAAAAGAAAAAATTGGACCTGCTGACTACATTCCAGCTTTAAACGAAGAATTAGTTAAAGCTCAAGATGCAGCATCAGTTGACGTTGTAAGTGGCGCAACTCACTCATCAGAAGCGTTCAAAAACTACGCACAACAATTAGTTCAAGCAGCTCAAGCTGGTAAAACTGATAAAATTGAAATCGACAACAATGCGGATCTTAAAGATGGTACGTATTCATTAGAAACTAAAAATGCTTCAAACGGCTGGACAGAAACATTTGAAATGGTAGTTGCTGGTGGCAAAATCACTGAATCTAAATACGATGGTACAAACGATAAAGGTGAATTAAAATCAGAAAACAAAGAATACCAAGAAAACATGTCTAAGATTGCTAAAGTTGGACCAGCAGATTACTTCCCAGCTTTAAACAAAGGATTAGTTGAAAAACAAAATCCAGGTGAAGTTGAAGTCGTAAGTGGCGCAACTCACTCATCAGAAAGCTTCAAATTATGGGCAGCACAATTAATCAACGCTGCTGAAAAAGGAAGCCAAGACAAAATCGTTGTAGATAACATCGTAATGTCTGAAAAAAAATAA
- a CDS encoding FAD-dependent oxidoreductase yields the protein MPEKNIVVIGAGYAGVAATKKLAKKYKKNKDVTITLIDRHSYHTMMTELHEIAGARVEPNAVQYDLQRLFCRLKNVKLVTDNVTDINHDTKVVTTEQGSYSYDYLVLGMGGEPNDFGTPGVKDFGFTLWSWEDAMKLRTHIEETVAKAAKIRDEATRKAMLTFTVCGSGFTGIEMVGELLEWKERLAKDNKISAEEITLYVVEAAPTILNMLDRNDAGKAERYMTKKGIKILTDSPIVEVKEDHILLKSGESIPTHTLIWTAGVRANSDTAEFGMEAARAGRLVANQYMEAKDLKDVYVIGDLVYFEEFENTPTPQIVQAAECTAHTAAANIIAEIDGTEKHEYKGNYQGFMVSIGSRYGVACLFEKIHLSGFLAILMKHIVNLKYFFDIRSGYYAFQYIMHEFFHIKDKRNIFRGHLSRYGNVLWSVPLRVFYGSMWLLEAGKKTFGWFGGESWFGDSVKLPFAWLQEATSGASEAAGGAADAVVETAKPVFGFSYAYGEEPMMVFEKAPKWFEWMMEKMIPTPEVALFFQKAMTIIELLIALAIIAGLFTWLSNAATIALVISFALSGMFYWVNIWFIFAAIALMNGSGRAFGLDYYVIPWVQKVAGKWWYGTPKSLYDGK from the coding sequence ATGCCCGAAAAGAATATTGTTGTTATCGGCGCAGGTTATGCTGGAGTAGCTGCTACTAAAAAGCTAGCGAAAAAGTACAAAAAGAACAAAGATGTTACGATTACCTTGATCGACCGTCACTCATACCACACTATGATGACTGAATTACATGAAATAGCTGGTGCTCGTGTTGAGCCTAATGCTGTTCAATATGACTTACAACGTCTATTTTGTCGTTTGAAAAATGTTAAATTAGTAACAGATAATGTTACTGACATTAATCACGATACAAAAGTTGTTACAACTGAGCAAGGTTCATACAGCTATGATTACCTAGTATTAGGTATGGGTGGCGAACCTAATGACTTTGGGACTCCTGGTGTTAAAGATTTCGGCTTCACTTTATGGTCATGGGAAGATGCAATGAAATTACGTACTCATATCGAAGAAACAGTAGCTAAAGCTGCTAAAATTCGTGATGAAGCAACACGTAAAGCCATGTTAACTTTCACTGTTTGTGGTTCTGGATTTACTGGGATTGAAATGGTCGGAGAATTGCTAGAATGGAAAGAACGTCTTGCAAAAGACAATAAAATTTCAGCTGAAGAAATTACATTATATGTAGTTGAAGCTGCACCAACCATTTTAAATATGTTAGATCGTAATGATGCTGGTAAAGCAGAACGTTACATGACTAAAAAAGGCATTAAAATTTTAACTGACTCACCTATTGTTGAAGTGAAAGAAGATCACATCTTATTAAAATCAGGCGAAAGCATCCCAACTCACACATTGATTTGGACTGCTGGTGTTAGAGCAAACTCTGATACTGCTGAATTTGGTATGGAAGCAGCTCGCGCTGGACGTTTAGTTGCCAATCAATATATGGAAGCAAAAGATTTAAAAGACGTTTACGTTATTGGCGATCTAGTGTACTTTGAAGAGTTTGAAAATACTCCAACACCACAAATCGTTCAAGCCGCTGAATGCACAGCTCATACTGCAGCTGCTAACATCATTGCTGAAATTGACGGTACTGAAAAACATGAATACAAAGGAAATTATCAAGGATTCATGGTATCAATCGGTAGCCGTTATGGCGTTGCTTGTTTATTTGAAAAAATTCACTTAAGTGGTTTCTTAGCTATCTTAATGAAACATATTGTTAACTTGAAATATTTCTTTGATATTCGTTCAGGATACTATGCATTCCAATATATTATGCATGAATTCTTCCACATTAAAGACAAACGTAATATCTTCCGTGGTCATTTATCTCGTTATGGTAACGTGCTATGGAGTGTTCCACTGCGCGTATTCTACGGTAGCATGTGGCTCCTTGAGGCTGGTAAGAAAACCTTTGGATGGTTTGGTGGAGAATCATGGTTTGGCGATTCAGTAAAACTGCCATTTGCTTGGTTGCAAGAAGCTACGAGTGGTGCATCTGAAGCTGCCGGTGGCGCTGCTGATGCTGTTGTTGAAACTGCAAAACCTGTATTCGGTTTTAGTTATGCATATGGCGAAGAACCTATGATGGTCTTTGAGAAAGCTCCTAAATGGTTTGAATGGATGATGGAAAAAATGATTCCAACTCCTGAAGTTGCATTATTCTTCCAAAAAGCTATGACAATCATTGAGTTATTAATTGCACTTGCTATTATTGCAGGTCTATTCACTTGGTTAAGCAATGCTGCTACAATTGCATTAGTAATCAGCTTCGCATTATCAGGTATGTTCTACTGGGTAAATATTTGGTTTATTTTCGCCGCTATTGCATTAATGAATGGTTCTGGTCGTGCCTTTGGTTTAGATTATTATGTGATTCCATGGGTACAAAAAGTCGCTGGAAAATGGTGGTATGGTACACCTAAATCCTTATACGACGGAAAATAA
- a CDS encoding Gx transporter family protein yields MTRNQKIVYIALLAAQGVVIGLIERSIPFPFAFAPGAKLGLANLITIISIFTLPVKDSFTVVWMRLLLTTLLGGTLSTFMYSCAGALLSYVGMLAVKQLGPKRVSIIGISATGGILHNVGQLMIASWIAQTWTVMLYLPVLAFLGILSGIAIGIAANYLIEHVQTLRDFKAMYHPFSDHHMKGES; encoded by the coding sequence ATGACTCGAAATCAAAAGATTGTTTATATTGCTTTACTAGCCGCACAAGGAGTTGTAATTGGGCTTATCGAACGCAGCATTCCCTTTCCATTTGCTTTTGCTCCTGGAGCAAAACTTGGCTTAGCAAACTTAATTACGATTATTTCTATTTTTACATTGCCAGTTAAAGACAGCTTTACGGTTGTCTGGATGCGACTTTTACTGACCACATTATTAGGTGGAACCTTATCGACATTCATGTATAGTTGCGCAGGTGCGTTATTGAGTTACGTTGGCATGCTAGCAGTAAAACAATTGGGACCAAAACGCGTAAGTATTATTGGAATCAGTGCGACTGGTGGCATTTTACATAACGTGGGTCAACTGATGATCGCCAGTTGGATTGCTCAAACTTGGACAGTCATGCTCTATTTGCCTGTATTGGCCTTTTTAGGTATCTTATCTGGTATTGCCATTGGCATTGCAGCAAATTATTTAATAGAACATGTCCAAACATTACGCGATTTTAAAGCGATGTATCATCCATTTTCTGACCATCACATGAAAGGAGAATCGTAA
- a CDS encoding polyprenyl synthetase family protein encodes MKIHPLWEAYPELKSELEATVNLMENSITIRNKDIEKTIIELIHSGGKLLRPAYTILFSKFGSKPDSEKIQAVAAALEILHMATLIHDDVVDDSPLRRGTPTIQAKYRKDVAVYAGDYLFTVCFKLLSKYSSSIESIQIDTRGMERILMGELDQMHLRYNQKITMRQYLTQISGKTAQLFALSCFSGALEGGSTEKFARSCYYIGSHIGMAFQIMDDILDYSQSAEIFGKPVLEDVRQGVYSAPLIFALRKNPKAFAPYLSKKADMTNEDIQTVHQLVVTLGGVSQAQELAEKYTRKALKGIDKLPDIPEKEQISEITKSLLGRHL; translated from the coding sequence ATGAAGATTCATCCACTATGGGAAGCTTACCCTGAACTTAAATCAGAATTAGAAGCGACCGTAAATTTAATGGAAAACAGCATCACAATCCGAAATAAAGATATTGAAAAAACAATTATTGAGTTGATTCATTCCGGCGGCAAGCTACTTCGACCTGCCTACACCATTTTATTTTCAAAATTTGGATCTAAGCCAGATTCAGAAAAAATTCAAGCCGTGGCTGCCGCACTGGAAATCTTACACATGGCGACATTAATCCATGATGATGTTGTTGATGACTCTCCCCTTCGACGTGGCACACCTACCATTCAAGCTAAGTATCGTAAAGACGTTGCTGTCTACGCAGGTGACTATTTATTTACCGTCTGCTTTAAATTATTATCAAAATATTCAAGTTCAATCGAAAGTATTCAAATCGATACTAGAGGTATGGAACGTATTTTGATGGGCGAGCTGGATCAAATGCATTTGCGGTACAATCAGAAAATCACGATGAGACAATATCTAACACAAATATCGGGTAAAACAGCTCAACTTTTTGCTTTAAGTTGTTTTTCTGGCGCGTTAGAAGGTGGTTCTACTGAAAAGTTTGCTCGTTCTTGTTATTATATAGGCAGCCATATTGGCATGGCTTTTCAAATTATGGATGACATTCTTGATTACTCGCAATCAGCTGAAATATTTGGCAAACCTGTTTTAGAAGATGTACGACAAGGTGTTTATAGCGCTCCATTGATTTTTGCACTTCGTAAAAACCCTAAAGCTTTTGCTCCTTATCTTTCAAAAAAAGCGGACATGACCAATGAAGACATCCAAACTGTTCACCAACTTGTAGTAACCCTTGGTGGTGTATCTCAAGCACAAGAACTCGCTGAAAAATACACACGTAAAGCTTTAAAGGGCATTGATAAACTTCCTGATATCCCTGAAAAAGAACAAATTAGCGAGATTACTAAAAGTCTTCTAGGCCGACATTTATAA
- a CDS encoding sigma-70 family RNA polymerase sigma factor, translated as MNSNNERKSDGELIVAIKRGQTEEFEQLFLRYLPLTKKLSNMYYFKYLEEEDYLQEARMVFFKAIQQFVEGKGHTFGNFYKLNLKHHLFSLIRKENAKKRGADRLSDSLDEMLENNHAPKYIANQEEQVTAYDKMMISENVTAYYDTLSSFERQVFNGYLANLELEKIAKNLDCEVLKVRNALDRCRQKLRKSFDG; from the coding sequence ATGAACAGTAACAATGAACGAAAGAGTGATGGGGAACTGATTGTAGCAATAAAAAGAGGCCAGACAGAAGAATTTGAGCAATTGTTCCTCCGTTATTTACCATTAACAAAAAAGCTAAGCAACATGTACTATTTTAAATACTTAGAAGAAGAGGATTATTTACAAGAAGCACGAATGGTATTTTTTAAAGCCATTCAGCAATTTGTGGAAGGTAAGGGTCATACATTTGGGAATTTTTATAAACTTAATTTAAAGCATCATTTATTTAGTTTGATTCGTAAAGAAAATGCTAAAAAAAGAGGAGCAGATCGGCTATCTGATTCTTTAGATGAAATGTTGGAAAATAATCATGCACCCAAGTACATAGCCAACCAAGAAGAACAAGTGACAGCATACGATAAGATGATGATAAGTGAAAATGTGACAGCTTATTATGACACACTTTCTTCATTTGAACGACAAGTGTTTAATGGCTATTTAGCAAACCTAGAATTAGAGAAGATCGCAAAAAATCTTGATTGTGAGGTATTGAAAGTACGAAATGCATTAGATCGATGTCGGCAAAAATTACGAAAAAGTTTTGATGGATAA
- a CDS encoding NYN domain-containing protein, with amino-acid sequence MKKELMIVDGYNMIGAWPELVKLKNQDEMEEARDQLLHQLSNYQRYEGIEILVVFDAQFVPGIQTSFQKYLVTVIFTKEGETADSYIERIVEEKNNRLTQVTVATSDMAEQWLVFSKGALRKSANELYRDLKRAKQAIKAETVSFHSKTMRRNTPWDSQQLTTLEELRENLSKKE; translated from the coding sequence ATGAAAAAAGAATTAATGATTGTGGATGGTTACAATATGATTGGCGCTTGGCCAGAGCTTGTAAAGCTGAAAAACCAAGATGAGATGGAAGAAGCCAGAGATCAATTGCTCCATCAATTATCTAATTACCAACGTTACGAGGGTATTGAAATTCTTGTCGTATTTGATGCACAATTTGTTCCTGGAATCCAAACATCCTTTCAAAAATATTTAGTTACAGTTATTTTCACGAAAGAAGGAGAAACTGCGGATAGTTATATTGAACGTATTGTTGAAGAAAAAAATAATCGATTGACCCAAGTAACAGTAGCAACAAGCGATATGGCAGAACAATGGCTTGTCTTTTCTAAAGGCGCGCTCCGAAAATCAGCCAATGAACTTTATCGTGATTTAAAACGTGCCAAACAAGCAATTAAAGCAGAAACTGTAAGTTTTCATTCTAAAACAATGCGTCGCAATACACCTTGGGATTCCCAACAACTAACAACGCTAGAAGAGTTGCGTGAAAATCTTTCTAAAAAAGAGTGA
- the rlmB gene encoding 23S rRNA (guanosine(2251)-2'-O)-methyltransferase RlmB: MANERNNFGKKVTQQNRRPKSNNKPQRTFKKSEPKHVAEIEETEEERDLVAGRMPAIEVLKSERDINKVFLQEGLTGSKMNEIMSLAKKRNAQIQLVPKSKLDNLVDGVNHQGVVIAAAAFPYATLDDLFAAATLKNEDPFFILLDGVEDPHNLGSIMRTADASGAHGIIIPKRRAVGLTATVAKASTGAIEHVPVARVTNLVQTIKELKERGVWLYGTDMAGVDYRKWETTLPIALVIGNEGKGISRLVKEQMDGIVTIPMVGHVQSLNASVATSLLMYEVYRGRNQI; the protein is encoded by the coding sequence ATGGCAAATGAGCGTAATAATTTTGGTAAAAAAGTAACACAACAGAATCGCCGTCCTAAATCAAATAACAAACCGCAACGAACGTTCAAAAAAAGCGAACCAAAACACGTGGCTGAAATTGAAGAAACAGAAGAAGAGCGTGATTTAGTAGCAGGCAGAATGCCAGCAATTGAAGTTTTGAAATCAGAACGAGATATCAATAAAGTCTTTTTACAAGAAGGTTTGACGGGATCTAAAATGAATGAAATTATGAGTCTTGCTAAAAAACGCAACGCCCAAATTCAATTAGTTCCTAAAAGTAAATTAGACAATCTAGTCGATGGTGTAAATCATCAGGGCGTTGTTATTGCTGCTGCCGCTTTTCCATATGCGACACTGGATGATCTCTTTGCTGCTGCCACTTTAAAAAACGAAGATCCATTCTTTATTTTATTAGATGGAGTAGAAGATCCACATAATTTAGGTTCAATCATGAGAACAGCAGATGCTAGTGGTGCTCACGGAATCATTATTCCTAAACGTCGAGCGGTTGGATTGACAGCTACAGTGGCAAAAGCTTCTACAGGGGCTATTGAACACGTCCCCGTTGCTCGCGTTACGAACTTGGTACAAACAATCAAAGAACTGAAAGAACGCGGTGTGTGGCTTTACGGAACCGATATGGCAGGTGTTGATTACCGTAAATGGGAAACAACGTTACCAATTGCTTTAGTAATTGGTAATGAAGGAAAAGGAATTTCGCGCTTAGTTAAAGAACAAATGGACGGTATTGTTACGATTCCAATGGTAGGTCATGTTCAAAGTTTAAATGCAAGTGTTGCAACCAGCCTATTGATGTATGAAGTTTACCGCGGTCGCAATCAAATCTAA
- a CDS encoding Mini-ribonuclease 3: MDKTNEKDWGLLNGLALAYVGDAIYEIYIRDYLVNQGQTRPNQLHKAATRFVSAKAQNYLMKEMLAEEGLLSETELLMYKRGRNGKSHTSAKNVDITTYRVATGFESLMGYLHLEKQTERMEELIQWCIKKVEEDQHGK, from the coding sequence GTGGATAAAACGAATGAAAAAGACTGGGGTTTATTAAATGGTTTAGCTTTAGCTTATGTGGGTGATGCCATCTACGAAATCTATATACGCGATTATTTAGTAAACCAAGGTCAAACAAGACCGAATCAGCTACACAAAGCTGCAACAAGATTTGTTTCAGCAAAAGCGCAAAATTATTTAATGAAAGAAATGTTAGCAGAAGAAGGCTTGCTTTCAGAAACGGAACTATTAATGTATAAACGTGGACGGAATGGAAAAAGTCATACATCTGCTAAAAATGTTGATATCACTACTTATCGAGTAGCGACAGGTTTTGAGTCTTTGATGGGTTATTTACACTTAGAAAAGCAAACCGAACGAATGGAAGAATTGATTCAATGGTGTATTAAGAAAGTGGAGGAAGATCAACATGGCAAATGA